Below is a genomic region from Thermococcus sp..
AGTGTGACTTCCGCGGAGCTTCCTAACCTTCTTCTTTCTCCTTATCATCTCTCGCCACCTCAGAGCATTCTCTCAATGAGGTCGTTTATCCTCTCGCCGCGGTAGCCGAGGGCACCGCCTTCCTTAAAGCTGCGCTTCTTGCTGCCCTTAAGGCCGCCCCTCGGCGGGTGAAGCCTGAAGACCGGCTTGATGTTCGGCAGGTCGGTGAGCTTCATCTCGCCGTCAACGACCTTCTTGGCGAACTCGTCTATGGTCATTCCGAGCTTCTCCTTGACGTACTCGTCTGTTATCGGCTTGTTCCCGATGAGCCTGCCCCTCTTCCTGATGAGCTTGGCGAGAGTCTCTGCGTCAATCTCACCCCAGGTGATGTAGTCCTTGACCTTCTGAACCATTCCCTTGTAGCTCGGGTTGTCGTCGACGAGGACGAGGTGGTTGATCCTGTGGAGGCGGAGCATGGCGAGGGTGTCCCTGACTTCGCCCCTCGCCCTTATCCCGCTCCTAAGCCTGATGAGTGCAAGCTTTGCCATCCTCTCTCACCTCACTCCAGCTCAAAGTTGGCCCTCATCTCCCTTCCGACAATGATGCCGTACTTCTCTTCCATTCCCGGCTGAATTGCAACGCGGTTGGTGTTGTAGAGCGCATTGAAGACTGCCTTGGCGAAGTTGACTGTCGTCCTGGTCTCACCCAGGCTCTGCGACCAGACGTCCTGGACTCCAGCGAGGCTGAGTATCTTCTTGCCGACGTCACCGATGACAAGGCCAAGACCACGCGGTCCGGGCATGAGCTTGACGCGGACACTTCCCTCCTTGCCCTCGACGGCGAACGGAATTGAGTGCGGTCTCCTACAGCGGCACTCCCAGCTTCCACAGCCGCGCTTGATCTCGATGATGTTCATCTTGGCGTAGTTGATGGCCTTCCTGATGGCTATTCCGACCTCCTTGCCGTGGCCGATTCCGAGGCCGACGTAGCCGTCCCTGTTGCCCACAGCGGCGAGAACCCTGAAGCGGATTCTCCTGCCGCTGTCGGTCATCCTGACGGTGAGGGCTATGTCGAGAACCTCCTGGTTCTCCCTGAGGTTGACCTCCGGAAGGAGGACGTCCACTATCTCCGGCTCCTTGATCTGGTACCCCTTGCGGAATATCTCGTGAATGTCAGTTATCTGGCCCTCTTTGACGAGCTGACCGAGCTTGGTCCTCGGCTCCCACTCCTCCAAAACCCTCTGGGCGATCTCCCTCGGGTCGCTCATTCTCTCGCCTCCTCAAACTTCTCGATTATCCTCGCCTTGACCTCCTCAAAGTGCTCGGGGAGCTTCTCCGGCTCAAGACCCTTGACGAGGTATCCCGAGAACTGCTTCCTGTAGCGCTCCTCGTCCTCCTCCTTGAGGGCCTTGGCGTAGTTGGCTATGTGCTCGCCGGTTATCCTGTAGTCCTCCGGGTAGATCTCCTCGCTGTGCGGGACGTTGAGCCCAGCGTCAACAGCTCCCTTGAGGACAGCAAAGATGCTTGAACCCCTGGTCGGCGGGTGCAGGCCTATGTCGAGGATGGCCTCCTCTATTCCAGCTTTCTTGGCCTTGTAGCCTATGAGGAGACCAAGCAGATAGGCACTTGGGGTGTTGCCGCCGTGTCCCTTCCAGCCAAAGTCCCTCATAAGCTCCCTGGTGTGGGCAGAGACCACTGTCCTGTCACCCTTCGGGTCGTAAAGGACTACCTGGGCCATGTGGTGGTTCAGGGTCTTCCTCACGACAAGCCTGGGCTTGCCAGACTTGAGGAGGGCGAGCCTCTTGTGATAGTTAGTCTTACCCTCTCTCCTTCTCCTGAACGGAACCCTATACCTCGGTCCGTGTGCCATCTCTCTCACCTCACTCCTTCAAGATACCGTGCTCCTGCATGAACATGTAGAGCTGCCTCTTGTTCTTGAACTGGCCGCCCTTAGCACGGATGTAGAGCCTCCTGTAGGCGTGCTCGTCGATCTTTCCTTCGGCCTTGAGCTTCCTGAGCTCCTTCCTGAGGGCGCGGATGGTCATCATCCAGCGCTCCTTCTTGCCCATCCTAGCGGTCTTCTTACCCTTCTTGCTTCCGGGGCCCCTGTGGCGTCCCTTCTTTCTGGCCTCCTGATAGGCCCTGGCGCGAGCCCTGCTCTGTCCCTTGACGGGCTTCTTCTTTATGACGCCATCGTTGATGAGCCTCTTGATGTCCTCTCTAGTGATGGCAGCCGCGACGTCGTCAATCCTCTCCGGGTCGATCCAGACCCTGTTCTCACCGCACTTCAACAAATCAGCGGCAATCCTTCTCTGCATCTTGAGCATGAGTCTCACCTCGCGTTAAGAACCTTAACACCGAGCTCCTTCGCCCTGGCAAGTATCGCCTCTCTCTTCCTGGCACCAACGGTCCTGGCTATCCTGGCGGCCTGCCTGGTCGGGTCGATGGCCTCAAGCTCCTTGACGTTGTGGACGAGGACTTCCTCATACCCGCTCGGGTGGAGTCCCCTAACGAGCCTCGGTGAGCTCCAGCCTATGCTCGGTGACCTGGCCTTACCCTTCTTCTTGAGCCTCATCTTGCTGTCGATTCCCTTCGGCCTGCGCCACTTCGGGTCGTTCTTGAACTTCGGATAGCGCCACCACTCCTGCCTGAGGAAGCGGGGCTTCTTCCTCTTGATCCTGGCCCTTATCCTAAGGAGTCTCGCCTTCTCGTTCATTTCTCACACCTCAGAACTTTATCGGCTTACCAGCCTTCTCAACGATGTAAATTCCATCCTGGAAGACACGCCTGTCCCACTTGGTTATCCTGGTGGCCTGCTCGATGTTTGCAGCGGTCTGGCCTACAGCTTCTTTGTCTATGCCCTCGACGATGACCTCCTGGCCCATGACCTTGACGGTGACTCCCGGAAGTATCTTGGCCCTCCTCGGGTTCTTCTCACCGAGGAAGTTCTCGATGACAACCTCGTCACCCTGAACCTTGACGGTCATCGGGAAGTGGCTGTAAACGACCTTGAGCTTGTAGGTGAAGCCCTCGGTGACGCCCTTGATCATGTTGGTTATGTGGGCCTTGAAGGTTCTGGCTATGGCTATGTCGCGCTTCCTCGGGAACTCCTTGAAGACGACGACCTTACCGTCTTCGGTGAAGATCTGGACGCCCGGATACCTGAGCTCCCTCTCGAGCTCGCCCTTCGGACCCTTGACCTTGACGACGTTGTTCTCAACGGTGACCTCGACTCCCTCCGGAATCTCAACCTCTTCCCTTACCCACGCGTCTATCGGCATCTCTCTCACCTCAGTAGACGTAGGCTATCAGCCTTCCGCCGATTCCCTTCTCGATGGCCTCTTTGTGCGTCATGACGCCCTGGGAGGTCGAGACTATGAGGATACCGAACTCGAAGGCCGGAAGGAACCTCTTCTCCCATGTCTCGTACTCCCTGGCCTTGACCGGGAACCTCGGCTTTATCGCCCCAGCCTTGTTGATCTTTCCTATGAGCTGCACCCTGTAGATGCCTGCCCTTCCGTCGTCTATGAACTCAAACTCACCGATGTAGCCGTTCTCCTGCATAACCCTGAGGACCTCTCCTATGAGCTTGGAGGCCGGCTTGAGGTAAACCTCCTTCTTTCCGACCCTCTCGCTGTTGGTTATGTGGGAGAGAGCGTTCGCCAGCGGGTCAAGCAAAGTCATCTCCTCTCACCTCACTCGTACTTCTTAAAGCCCAGCTTGGGGGCTATCTCTCTAAAGCAGTGCCTGCAGAGCATAAGGCCGTGTATCCTGATTATCGGGCCGTACTGGCCGCAGCGCATGCACCTTCTCGCACCCTTCCCAAACTTCCTGGGCTTCCTCTTGTTGTAGTCAGCCTTCGCCATCTCACAATCCCTCCACGGTAACCTTAAACTCCTCCATAGCGAAGACGATACCTTCCTCCTTGGTCAGCTTGTGCCTGTTCGGTATCTTCTTCCTCTGCCTCTTCCTCTTGGCGACCCTGAAGCCAGGCCTCTCAAGGGTGACGCAGACATCCATACCGAAGATGCCTATCTCCGGGTCGTACTCGACGCCGGGTATGTTGATGTGCTCGTCTATTCCAAAGCAGAAGTTGCCGTGCTCGTCGAAGTTGCTCGCCTTGAGCTTGTTGTCAACCGCAGCGAGGAGTCTCTTGAGCATTTCCTCGGCCTTCTTGCCGCGGAGGGTGACCTTGACCGCTATCGGCTCTCCGCGCCTGATTCCGAAGTCCTTGTTGGTCTGCCTGGCCCTTCTCCTTATGGGCTTCTGGCCAACAAGCTGCTCCAGCATTTTTTCGGCCTTGGTGAGCCTCTCACCGCTCTCGCCAACCCCAATGTTTATGGTGACCTTCGCAATCCTGGGCCTCCTCATAGGGTGAGCTTCCCAGTCTGCAAGGATAGCCTCTCTGTTGATCTGCATCTCATCTCACCTCACGGAAGGGAAATCTCCGGCTTGTCCTTACCAACGACGAAGGCGTACTCCTTCAGCGTGTCGAAGAGCTCGCCGTTCTCGTCCTCGATGGTGACGACGTCCGGCCAGCCCATCGGGAACTGCCTGACCTCAACGACCTTACCCTTCCTTGCGACGTTCTTACCCTGGGTAACGAAGACGTAAGCTCCTACCTCGAACGGGATGACCTCAATGACCTCCCTCTCCGTAACCTTCATGAGGACGGTGTAGGCTGTCCTGTACTTGTCCTTGTCGTCCATTGTAACGAGGTGGTTGCTTCCGTCGTGGAGGTTGAGCTGTACCTTCGCACCCTTGACCATTCTCTTGTTGCTTATCCTGAGCGGCTTGATGCCCGCTTCCTTCTCACTTATCGGGTGGAGTATGAGCTTGCCAATCCTGTTCGGAAGAACCCTGTAGTGCTCGCCGGTCTCGGGGATGGAAACGACGTCCATGATTCCGACCGGGAACTTGTAGTCCCTCCTCACGCGGCCGTCAACGAGTATCTTGCCCTCGTTGAGTATCTTCCTGGCCTCGCGGGCAGTCTTGGCGTAGCCGAGGTAGTCCCTGACTATGTAGAGGAGCGGTATGGAAGTCCTCATGTTGTGCGGACCCGGCCTCGGCCTGACCGCCCACTTGTAGGTCTTTCTTGAGATGTACCACTGATTCGGAGCGGCAAGCCTCTTAAGGTGCCTCTTGGCTCCTTTCCTCGCCATCAACCAGCCCTCCTATTAATTATCTTCTCCCTCTTCTCGTCCTCAAGGTTGAGGTCTATTATCATAACGTTCGACGGGTGGATCGGGTAGAAGACCTCGGTTCCGTCGACCTTCTTCTGAGTGACTCCCTCGATGTGTATCCTGTACCTCTTGAGGTCAACCTCAAGGACCTTGCCTTCCTTGCCCTTGAAGTCGCCGCGCATAACGCGAACCTTGTCACCCTCCCTGATCGGAAGGCTCCTCACGCCGTACTTGCTCCTGAGCTCCGGGCTCAGGGTAGCGGCCATTATCTTGCTCCTAAGGTGAAGGGGAGCGTTGTAGAGGAACTTCCTCTGCTTCTTGGGCTGTCTCGTCTTCAACTTCATCATTCTCACCTCACAACACTATGCTCGCTATGCTCCCGAGCCTGACCCAGCGCTCGGCGGCTTCCCTTGCTATGGCACCCCTGATCTCGGTTCCCCTCGGGACACCCTCGGGGGTGACTATCGCTGCCGCGTTGTCCTCGAACTTGACGCGCATACCATCAAGGCGCCTGTACTCCTTCCTCTGCCTGACGACAACGGCCCTGACCACCTGGTGCCTAATGTCCGGCCTTCCCTTCTTGACGGCGGCGATGACCATGTCGCCCACACCGGCTGAGGCGAGCCTCCTTCTGGTGCCCTTGTAGCCAACGACGCCTATGATCTGGATGACCTTGGCACCGCTGTTGTCGGCGACCTTGAGGTAAGCGCCTATCGGAAGAGCGCGAGTTGGCCTGACCGGGCTAATACCTCTCGTAGCACCTGCACCCTTCTTCGCCATCTATATCACCTCTCGCCAGCCCTCTTGGTGACTGCAACAACAACCCAGCTCTTGGTTTTGCTTATCGGCCTGGTCTCAGCGATGAGAACCCTGTCACCGACCTTGGCGTCTATGCACTCCGGGTTGTGAGCGTGAACCTTGCTCCTCCTGAGCTCATACCTCTCGTACTTCTTGAGGTAGTGGTAGTGCTGCCTCTCGACGACGACGGTCTTCTTGCCCTTGTCGCTGACGACGACGCCCTCGAAGTACCTGCCGTGTATCTTGAGGTGCCCGTGCCAGGGGCAGTGCGGATCGTCGCACTTCTCAGCGGGAGGCTGAACCTTCAATCCGATCTCTCTCATTTTCGCCACCTCTTCTTCAATCTCATCTCGGGTCTTCCAATCAGCTCTTTTCCGTTGATCCGGATCCTTTTATCGCCAACTTCAAACTCGAGCTCCACCACGTCCTTCGGGATAACCCAGACCCTCTCACCGCCGATGGTGAGGGTGTTCCTCGTCTCGTCAAGGACGTAGCCCTCGATGCCAACCAGCTCTGGATGAGATGCCCTTATAATTTTTGCTTTCAGCCCTATGAGCTCGCTCCAGATGATGTTCTTTGCCGTCACTCGATTTCTATCAAGTCCTCTGAAAATCCAAGGTCTCCCAGCAACTTCTTGACCCTTTCTCTGTGGTCTCCCTGGAGCTCTATCCTTCCCTTCTTTACCGTTCCGCCGCATGCCAGCTTCGCCTTCAGCTTTTTAGCTATATCTTCGAGGTCGAACTCCTTCTCGTCTATGCCCTCGATTATGGTTTTAAGCTTTCCGTAGCGGGCTTTCTCTATGTAGACTCTAATTCTCTGCTGCTCCTTCAGGACCTCCTTAAAGAGCATCTCATCCAGAGGGTTAACAATCCTAGGCACTAACCATCACCTTTTCTCCCTAAGCTTCTCCTTCTTTATGGTCAACAGGCGCGCGATATCGCGCCTGAGGTTCCGGATGACCATGGGGTTCTCAAGAGAGGCCCCCATGGTGAGCACACCCCTCTCCTTGGCGAGTTCAAGGCGGAGCTCCCTGATCTTCTTGTCGATCTCCTCGATGCTCATCTCCCTAATCTCACTCGGCTTCATTGGTGCTCACCTCTTCCTGAACCTTCTCTATAACCTCTATCTCGTCCGGGAGCTTGGCATCGGGCGGCATGATGGAGACCTTGACACCGATGACACCGAGCTTGAGCTTGGCCTGGGCGTAGCCCTTGCTGACGAGGGTCTCGGCCGGGTTTCCAACCTTGGCGAGGTAGCCCTGGTAGAACCTGACGCTCTTGGCCCTCTCACCGGTGAGCTTTCCGCTCAGGCGGATCTCAACACCCCTGGCGCCGTTCCTCATGATGGCCCTTATGGCTGAATAAGCTGCCCTCCTGAAGTGGATGCCCCTCTCAAGGGCCTGGGCGAGCCTGACGGCCTGAACCTTGGCGTTGAGGTAGGGGTTCTTGATCTCCTCAACTTCGATCTGGGGGTTCTCAAGGTTGAACTGCCTCTCAAGGGTCCTGGTGAGCTCCCTAATGCGCCTGCCACCCCTGCCTATAACGTAGCCGGGGTTGGCGGCGAAGATGATGACCTTGGTTCCGAGGGGGGTCTTCTTGATGTCTATTCCGCCGTAGCCGGCGCGCCTAAGCTCCTTCTCAAGGTACTCGTCGATGAGCATCTCCTTAACGCCTTCCTTGATGAAGTATCTCTCGATCGCCAAAAGTCTCACCTCCTAACTTCCTCAACGACTATCTCGATGTGGGTGGTCTGCTCGTTGAACGGCGTGGCCCTTCCAAAGGCCCTCGGAATGTATCCGCGGAGCACTGGACCGCGCTGGGCAGCCGCGTGGATTATCTTGAGCCTGTCCGGGTCGAGACCCTTCTGCTCGGCGTTGTTCTTGGCGTTGAGGAGCACCTTCTTGACGGCCTTGGCGACCTTAACCGGGTACCTACCGGGACCGAAGCCCTTCCCCGGCTTGTGTCCCTGGCTGTCGTTGAAGCGCCTCATTGGAACGGGCCTCTTCAGGGCGATAACGTCGTCGAGGTACTTGAGGGCATCGTTGAGCATCATGCCCCTTATCTCCCTGAGGAGCTCGACGCTGTGCTTGGGGGATATCCTGAGGTCCCTTCCGCTGGCGCGAGCCATCCTGTCCGGGTCAAAATTTTGGAATGAGTAGGAAAACCTGCCCCTGCTCATCTATACCACCTCACTTGATGGCCACGAACATTGACGACCTGGTCGCACCGACACCAGGTGAGCCGTGCTGGACTATCTTCCTCGTGAGGGCGAACTCGCCGAGGTAGTGGCCTATCATTTCCTCCTTGATCTCTATTGGAACGAACTCCTTTCCGTTGTAGACGTGGATGGTCATGCCGACCATCTCGGGAAGGATGACCATGTCCCTGCTGTGGGTTCTGATCGGCTTCTTGTACTTGCCCTTCTTGGCAAGCCTTATCTTCCTGAGGAGCTTCTTCTGCTCCGGTGAAAGGCCCCTCCTGAGGCTCCTCCTCTGCCTGGCCGGGAGGAGCTTGGCAAAGTCCTCCAGTGACATGTTGAGCAGTTCCTCGAAGGTGTAACCCCTGTACTTAAACTCCTTCTTTCTCGCCATCTTCATCACTTCCTCCTACCCGTTCTTCTCGCGGCTATGTGACCGACCTTCCTTCCGGGCGGAGCGCGCCTCGAAACGGTTGAAGGTCTGCCGATGTGGTGCTCCTTACCACCGTGCGGGTGGTTGACGGCGTTCATCTTGACACCCCTCGGCTTCGGCCAGAACCTGTTCCTTGCCTTGGCGATGTAGTAGGCCTTACCGGCCTTAACGATGGGCTTCTCAAGCCTTCCACCGCCGGCGACAACGCCTATGGTGGCCCTGCACATCGGGTTGAACTGCTTGAGCTCACCGCTCGGGAGCTGGACTATGACCTTGTCCTTCTCCCTGCTGACGACGAGCGCGTAGGCACCGCCAGCGCGAACGTACTTGCCGCCGTCGCCCGGAACTCCCTCGATGTCATAGACGTAGCTTCCCTCGGGTATCATGGCAAGCGGAAGGGTGTTGCCTATCTTGATCGGAGCGTTCGGCCCGATGGCTATCTCCTCGCCAACGAGTATTCCCTCAGGAGCTATTATGAGCTTCTCCATGCCGTTCTCGAACTTGACGCGAGCAACTGGAGCGGTCCTTCCCGGGTCGTGGAGTATCTCGACGACCTTGCCGACGAGGGTCTTCTCCTTGGTAAGGTTGAGCGGAACGTACCTGACGGCGCCCCTGTACCTGTGGGAGGGGGCCCTAAAGGTCGTGGTTCCCTTACCTCTCCTCTGCTGAATCAAACTCTTTCCCATCTCACTCACCCCGTCAGAACAATCCTATCCTGGCAGCAACCTCACTTGCGCTGTACTCAGGCTTGAGCTTCACGTAGGCCTTCTTCTCTCCTCTCATGGTTATGAGGGTGTTGACCTTCTCGACCTTGACCTCGAACATCGCTTCCACGGCCCTCTTGATGTCGGCCTTGGTTGCCCTTCTGTCCACTATGAAGGTGAGCTTGTTCTCGTTCTCTATCATCGCCACGGCCTTCTCCGTGACGACCGGCTTTATGATGACCTTGTACGGATCCATCTCTCATCACCCGTAAATCTCCCTAAGCCTCTCAATAGCTCCCTTCGTCCAGATGGTGAGCCTGCCCGGATGAGTTCCCGGGGCGAGCAGCTCGGCACTGAGGTTCTCAACGGTAACGACGTCAACGCCCGGGTGGTTCCTTGCTCCCTGGACGATTCCCTCGTTCTTGGCAACGACGATGAGCGGCCCCTTGGCCTTCTTGTAGCGCCTTCCGCGCATCTTGCCCTTTCCTGCGCGGATCTTGGTGTTCTTCTTGGCCCTCTCGATGTCGTCCCAGACGCCGAGCTTCTTGAATATCTCCCTGGTCTGGGCGGTCTTGAAGACCTTCTCAAGGTCGTCAACGACAACGAGGGGAACCTGCGGGACGTTATCAACGATGTGCCCCCTAGCCCTGACGAGGTCGTAGTTGGCCGTTGCAGCGATGGCGCTCATTATAGCCAGCCTGCGCTCCTTCTTGTTGATGTCCTCCCAGATTATCTTCTCAACCTTGGGCGGGTGGGTTCTCCTTCCACCCCTCGCGAAGGGAACGAAGGCGGCAAACCTCGGGGAGGTCTTTATCCTCTCAACCCTCGCCATGCCGTGGCCCTTTCCGATGTTCTCGGTGACGCGCCTCTTACCGGCCATCGGGTCCCTGCCCTGCGGCTGTATCCTGTGGGTCCATGAGGCGATGACAGCCCTCCTGATGAGGTCGGGCCTGAATGGAGTGGCAAAGACCTTCGGAAGCTCTATCTCCTCCACAGGCTCGCCTTCGAGATTGAAAACCTTAACCTTCATCTATCTCACCTCACTGCTTGGATTCCCTACTGACGTAGGTTATCTGCGGCCTCTCAACCGGCGGCTTCTTCTTCGGCGGCCTAATAGCCGGCCTGACCCTGATGATCCTCTTGAAGGAACCCGGCACGGTTCCCTGTATCATGAGGAAGTCGCTCCTTATGATGCCGTAGTGCGGGAAGCCACCCTTTGGGGTGATGTCTATCTCGTCCTTGTCCCCGAGCTTGAGCTTGCCGTTCTCGCCTATGGCTATGAGCCTCTTGTTGAACTCGGTCCTGTGGTGGAAGCCCATCTGACCGGCCTGCGGGACGGTCCACATGACCCTGGTCGGGTGCCACGGACCGAGGTTACCGACGTGCCTGGCCTTTCCAGCGCGCTGGGCCTTGTGGAACTGTATCTTAATACCCCAGCGCTTGACCGGACCCTGGGTTCCCTTACCCTTGGTGACCGCTATGACGTCGAGGAGCTCACCCTCGTGGAGAACCTCGCCCGCCCTGAGTTCCTTGCCGATCTTCTCCTTGGCGTATTCAAATTTCGCCTTGACGTCGTCGCCACCGATGGCGTACTCCATGACCTCGGGCTTCTTCTTGAGCTTGATGAGCCACGGCTGGGTGTGGACGAGAAGCCTGACATCGACGATCTCCCCGTCGTTGACGAGATCCTCAAGCTGACCGAGCTTCTCCCTGAACGCCTCCTCACCGTACTCCTTGGGCAGGGTCTTTATCCTCCTCTTGACGTAGTCGTTGAGCTCGTGGAACCAGACCTCGGTGGCGGTCTCAAGTCCGAGGTAGCCCTGTCTGTAGGCCCTGATGCCGTAGACGAAGAGCGGCGGGACTTCCACGATAGTGACCGGCATGAAGACTTCCTTGCCCTTGGTGAGCCCTGGTCTGTCGTCGATCATAAGGATGTGGGTCATACCAGCCTTGTAGCCGGCGAATCCAAGCATCCTGACCTCGCTGTCCTGCGGCCACTTCCTGATTCTCGGGACTATGCTCTTGGCCCTCTTTCTAGGGGAGTAAGCCAGTGAACCTCTCCTTGGCCTGTGTATTTTTCCCATCTCAATCCCTCCTTATGAGATTAAACACCGCGAGTGTGGCCAAGACGGCCTCCTCGGTGCGGACGGTGGCTGTCCGCTGATTTGGAATCGTGTTGAGGATTAGATCAAAGTCATATTCCTCCTCGCCGAGGAGCTCCATCACGCCCTTCCTCGGTGAGCCGAATACGAATCCGACCTCCCCCTCCAGCGGGGAAAGCTTCACCTCTCGAATGTCGCGACCCTTCCTTGAGGTCGCGATGACCAAATCCAGCCCGGCCTTTTTAAGTGTTTTCGCCAGTGACTTTCTCGTCAAGTGCACCTTATAGCCCCAGTATTCCTCTGGTTTTGCCGGTATCACCCTGAGAGGCCTTACCGAGACGATCCTGAACGTTGACCGTCCTTCAACGTCCCCCTCGACCATCGCGAGGTCGTCGAGGCCGATGTCCGCGTAGGTTCTGCGTCCCTTCCTGAAGGCGAAACCTTCGCGGATTTCGCCGACCTTTGGCTTTCCCTTGAGCTTGTGGTGCGGCGTCCTGAGCGGCGGGATGACGCCGACGTACCTGAGCTCCGGCATCAGCGGGAACAGCCTTTTGCGGAGGTACTGGGGCGTTTCCGCGTATTCGAGGATCGTTTTGATGAACCTTCCGTCCCTGCCGCCTGCTTTGTAGATCCAGATGTGCTCGACGCCGAATATTGCGCATGCCCTGGCTATCTGTCCGACCTTGTACGTCCTGATCTTCGGGTCATCGGTCTCTTCGAGGAGCGAATCCGGAATGAAGACGTGCCAGGCCATTTTTCCGTCATCCTTCGCTATGGTCACTTCAACGCTGAACTGGGGTCTATGGAGAGTATTTAAAAGGCTTTCGAAGGCTGCAACCCTTTTTTGGTTTGGAAGGTATGCAACTTTTTTGCAAACGAAAGACAAGGGGGCTCCGCCCCCTTATCTCTCTGTACTCTCAAACCCCCGGAGTGGGGCTTTGCCCCACAACCCCACTTTTCTCTAAAACCTGGGAAACTACGTTTCCCCGCCTTCCTTATTCATTAAATCCTCTGGGGGGCTAACGCCCCCACGCCCCCAGTAACTTCGCCTGCGCGACGTTGGAGCGAAGCTCCAACGCACGGGACGACAGTCCCGTTGAGTTTGATCAAGGTTGGTAGCTCATCGCTGAACTTCCGAAGCTGAGAGTGTGATCCCTCTTCAAACGCCCATTCCAAAAACGGAATTCAACTCGATGGACAGGGGCTATTAGGAGTTCCTGCCCACTGACGCCCTTCGGGCGTCGATTTAAAGTGAACTCACTCTTAGCGAATTGCTTTTGTAGATTCCACAGAATTAAAAGCGTCAGTAGCTGGATCACCAGCTCAGATTAACTTTCAGAACGAGAGCTATACACTTTTGGTGAAGCTTTTTCCAAAAGCTTCCTGTACTCGCAAACCTCCTGACGGGGCCAATGCCCCCCACACCCCCTTTACAGCCCATTTCTTTGCAAAGATGCTTGTACCCAACCGGAAAGATGCCCCCACTTGCGGAGGTACAAGTAACTTGTGGGGGTGCAAGTTGATGGGCCTCCCCAGAAACAGTTCATAATTCCAGGCGAAAAATTTGAGAAGGTATTTAGAGAGCTCTGAAGTCCCTCAGAGCTTCTTTATCTCCTCCACCCGCTCGAACTCGCCCCGCTTTATTATTTCGATAGCGAAGGCAACGAGGCCGATTTTCTGGAGGTTCTCATGGGTTAGTTCTTCCTTTGAGAGCTCTTCGAGCATCGAGGCCAGCTTTCCGAGGGCTTTTTCCTTCGCTTTTTCGGAGTAGTCCGCGAATTCCAGACCGCGGAGAATTGAGAGGACTTCGACCTTGGCATCTTCGGGCAAACCTCTCGTTCTCGGCTCTGCCTCCACCTGTTTTTGGACCTGCTTGAACTTGGCGAGGGGTTTCTTCCCGCTGATCTCCACCAAGAACTCTCTGAACTCTTTGTTCGTTTTTATTCCCTTTATAATGTATTGGTGTTCGTCGATCGTGCTGCTGATGATTCCATAGGTAGGGTTCATATATGCTTCCTTTACGAGGCTTTCTACAACTGGTTTTGCTCTTCTAAATGCTTCCTCTGCTCTTTTTCTATCAACGTGGATGCCTACTTTCGCCAGCTCATTCACTAGTGTTTCCGCAATCTTTGGGATATTGTCGTCTGCGGCGAACTCGCTGAATGGTTTGACCAAGTATGCCTCTTCTAGGGCGTCCGA
It encodes:
- a CDS encoding 50S ribosomal protein L30, with the translated sequence MAKLALIRLRSGIRARGEVRDTLAMLRLHRINHLVLVDDNPSYKGMVQKVKDYITWGEIDAETLAKLIRKRGRLIGNKPITDEYVKEKLGMTIDEFAKKVVDGEMKLTDLPNIKPVFRLHPPRGGLKGSKKRSFKEGGALGYRGERINDLIERML
- the rpsE gene encoding 30S ribosomal protein S5, translated to MSDPREIAQRVLEEWEPRTKLGQLVKEGQITDIHEIFRKGYQIKEPEIVDVLLPEVNLRENQEVLDIALTVRMTDSGRRIRFRVLAAVGNRDGYVGLGIGHGKEVGIAIRKAINYAKMNIIEIKRGCGSWECRCRRPHSIPFAVEGKEGSVRVKLMPGPRGLGLVIGDVGKKILSLAGVQDVWSQSLGETRTTVNFAKAVFNALYNTNRVAIQPGMEEKYGIIVGREMRANFELE
- a CDS encoding 50S ribosomal protein L18, translating into MAHGPRYRVPFRRRREGKTNYHKRLALLKSGKPRLVVRKTLNHHMAQVVLYDPKGDRTVVSAHTRELMRDFGWKGHGGNTPSAYLLGLLIGYKAKKAGIEEAILDIGLHPPTRGSSIFAVLKGAVDAGLNVPHSEEIYPEDYRITGEHIANYAKALKEEDEERYRKQFSGYLVKGLEPEKLPEHFEEVKARIIEKFEEARE
- a CDS encoding 50S ribosomal protein L19e, producing MLKMQRRIAADLLKCGENRVWIDPERIDDVAAAITREDIKRLINDGVIKKKPVKGQSRARARAYQEARKKGRHRGPGSKKGKKTARMGKKERWMMTIRALRKELRKLKAEGKIDEHAYRRLYIRAKGGQFKNKRQLYMFMQEHGILKE
- a CDS encoding 50S ribosomal protein L32e, which produces MNEKARLLRIRARIKRKKPRFLRQEWWRYPKFKNDPKWRRPKGIDSKMRLKKKGKARSPSIGWSSPRLVRGLHPSGYEEVLVHNVKELEAIDPTRQAARIARTVGARKREAILARAKELGVKVLNAR
- a CDS encoding 50S ribosomal protein L6, giving the protein MPIDAWVREEVEIPEGVEVTVENNVVKVKGPKGELERELRYPGVQIFTEDGKVVVFKEFPRKRDIAIARTFKAHITNMIKGVTEGFTYKLKVVYSHFPMTVKVQGDEVVIENFLGEKNPRRAKILPGVTVKVMGQEVIVEGIDKEAVGQTAANIEQATRITKWDRRVFQDGIYIVEKAGKPIKF
- a CDS encoding 30S ribosomal protein S8, yielding MTLLDPLANALSHITNSERVGKKEVYLKPASKLIGEVLRVMQENGYIGEFEFIDDGRAGIYRVQLIGKINKAGAIKPRFPVKAREYETWEKRFLPAFEFGILIVSTSQGVMTHKEAIEKGIGGRLIAYVY
- a CDS encoding 30S ribosomal protein S14, with translation MAKADYNKRKPRKFGKGARRCMRCGQYGPIIRIHGLMLCRHCFREIAPKLGFKKYE
- a CDS encoding 50S ribosomal protein L5, whose product is MQINREAILADWEAHPMRRPRIAKVTINIGVGESGERLTKAEKMLEQLVGQKPIRRRARQTNKDFGIRRGEPIAVKVTLRGKKAEEMLKRLLAAVDNKLKASNFDEHGNFCFGIDEHINIPGVEYDPEIGIFGMDVCVTLERPGFRVAKRKRQRKKIPNRHKLTKEEGIVFAMEEFKVTVEGL
- a CDS encoding 30S ribosomal protein S4e, whose translation is MARKGAKRHLKRLAAPNQWYISRKTYKWAVRPRPGPHNMRTSIPLLYIVRDYLGYAKTAREARKILNEGKILVDGRVRRDYKFPVGIMDVVSIPETGEHYRVLPNRIGKLILHPISEKEAGIKPLRISNKRMVKGAKVQLNLHDGSNHLVTMDDKDKYRTAYTVLMKVTEREVIEVIPFEVGAYVFVTQGKNVARKGKVVEVRQFPMGWPDVVTIEDENGELFDTLKEYAFVVGKDKPEISLP
- the rplX gene encoding 50S ribosomal protein L24, whose protein sequence is MKLKTRQPKKQRKFLYNAPLHLRSKIMAATLSPELRSKYGVRSLPIREGDKVRVMRGDFKGKEGKVLEVDLKRYRIHIEGVTQKKVDGTEVFYPIHPSNVMIIDLNLEDEKREKIINRRAG